The genomic DNA CTCAGATTGGACGATATATAATCTCTTGACAAAAGTCCACAATTTTTTGCCGTGTCTGAACTCAACAGCGAGTACATTCCCCGCGACTTATTGCGGGGAGGTTCAATTGTTGTTTTTGATTTAAAGTAGTGGTAGAATAAAAAGAAATTTTAATCCGGATTTCTCCGGGTTGTGTTAGGGGAAAAAGTCCAGTGATAATTTATGACCTTAAGTGTAAAAAAAACCACAAGTTCGAGGGGTGGTTTAATGACAGGACGGCTTTTGAAGATCAGAAGACTCAGAAATTGATCACCTGTCCTATATGTGGAAGTTCTGAAGTGGAAATGCTTCTCTCGTCTGTGACTGTAATGGGGAAGGGCCTTGAGGAATCTAAAGAAAAAAGTTTAAAAGACATCTCTCCGATAAAAGCACTTCAGCTATTTCATGAATATCTCGACAAAAACTTTGATGATGTTGGGGACAAGTTTGCCAAGGTAGCCCTGAAAATACATAGCGGCGAAGAGGATACAAGAAACATAAAAGGGACTACGACTAAAACTGAAGAAGAAACTCTGAAAGAAGAGGGAGTTAAGTTTATAAAGATTCCCATACCTAAATTCGACAGTTGAGAAAGGGGGCAGATCTTGATATTTGACATTTTACATGAAAGTAGATTTGCTTATAAGTTGAAGAAATGGCAATTTTCAAAATCTGACCCTCATTTCAAGAACCCGTTACAGTAGAAAGTTAAGAGTTTTTAGATTCAGGGGTCGAAAGATTGCCCCTTTTTTTGTAG from Syntrophales bacterium includes the following:
- a CDS encoding DUF1178 family protein: MIIYDLKCKKNHKFEGWFNDRTAFEDQKTQKLITCPICGSSEVEMLLSSVTVMGKGLEESKEKSLKDISPIKALQLFHEYLDKNFDDVGDKFAKVALKIHSGEEDTRNIKGTTTKTEEETLKEEGVKFIKIPIPKFDS